A single region of the Podospora pseudopauciseta strain CBS 411.78 chromosome 1, whole genome shotgun sequence genome encodes:
- a CDS encoding hypothetical protein (COG:I; EggNog:ENOG503PAGW) — protein sequence MVQSQGKPSTPVLPGPMHEGIAQPKDGPSDSSNAASNTTTQLTLTGPQDLLNSTKGHDLPGRASFDSLSSDLGRPSLSTESNRSVFSLAQNYHVGNSSESLDTAYSADLTLPPIQLPPIQHLPHHNQDSDSDEDTDQDQTAAQQAEEGSIIVDSDDLGTDDGYGSDTNTTASTSLADSVREFIYENGRRYHKFREGMYNFPNDDVEQQREDMKHQMVKLLCGKLFFAPLDRPQQVLDIGTGTGIWAIEMADEFVGAEVLGVDLSPHQPDWVPPNVKFMIDDVESPWLHPSNHFDYIHSRHTVMAIKDWPRLMRRAQECMRPGGWFEMQEVYHFPISVNDSMPPNHPIARYWSLINEGLERLGVDFHAVAGGKLANKMRDAGFVNVTERVLQIPIGTWPKNRILKTVGLYWRTILLDGIQAIALGPLTRGLGWSQSDVEMLLMEVRRAYKDNSCLLYMPFHIIYGQKPA from the exons ATGGTTCAGTCACAGGGCAAGCCATCCACGCCGGTTTTGCCAGGTCCAATGCATGAGGGTATAGCCCAGCCAAAAGATGGACCATCGGATTCATCCAACGCGGCTTCAAACACTACCACTCAACTGACCTTGACCGGACCCCAAgacctcctcaacagcacAAAGGGTCATGACCTGCCTGGCCGAGCCTCATTTGACAGTCTTTCGTCTGACCTCGGAAGGCCTTCTCTGTCCACCGAAAGCAACCGCTCGGTATTCTCTCTAGCACAGAATTACCATGTCGGCAACTCTTCAGAATCGCTAGACACTGCCTACTCGGCAGATTTGACCCTACCACCCAtccagcttcctcccatACAGCACCTgccccaccacaaccaggACAGCGACTCCGACGAGGACACAGATCAAGACCAAACCGCTGCACAGCAGGCAGAAGAAGGCAGTATCATTGTTGATTCCGACGACCTGGGTACTGATGACGGTTATGGCTCTGACACAAACACCACGGCCTCCACGTCACTGGCAGATAGTGTGAGGGAGTTCATCTACGAGAACGGGCGGAGATATCACAAGTTCCGGGAGGGCATGTACAACTTCCCTAACGATGATGTGGagcagcagagggaggaTATGAAGCATCAGATGGTCAAGCTGCTTTGTGGGAAGTTGTTCTTTGCGCCCCTTGACAGGCCGCAGCAGGTTCTGGATATtgggacggggacggggatATGGGCCATCGAGATGGCGGATGAGTTTGTGGGGGCCGAGGTGCTGGGGGTGGATTTGAGTCCGCATCAGCCGGACTGGGTCCCACCCAATGTCAAGTTCATGATTGACGACGTGGAGAGCCCATGGTTGCACCCGAGTAATCATTTTGACTATATCCACTCGAGGCACACGGTTATGGCCATCAAAGACTggccgaggttgatgagacgGGCGCAGGA ATGCATGAGGCCCGGGGGTTGGTTTGAAATGCAAGAGGTGTATCATTTTCCGATTTCAGTAAACGACTCGATGCCGCCGAACCATCCTATCGCGCGGTACTGGTCTTTGATCAACGAGGGTTTAGAACGGCTCGGTGTCGACTTCCACGCCGTTGCCGGGGGCAAACTTGCGAACAAGATGCGTGACGCTGGGTTTGTCAATGTCACGGAGAGGGTGCTGCAGATACCCATTGGGACGTGGCCCAAGAACAGGATCTTGAAAACGGTGGGATTGTATTGGAGGACTATTTTGCTTGACGGCATCCAGGCAATTGCTCTCGGTCCCTTGACAAGAGGGCTTGGGTGGTCACAGTCGGACGTGGAGATGCTGCTGATGGAGGTTAGGAGAGCATACAAGGACAATAGCTGCTTGTTGTATATGCCGTTTCACATCATCTACGGACAGAAACCGGCGTGA